A DNA window from Lachancea thermotolerans CBS 6340 chromosome G complete sequence contains the following coding sequences:
- the STB3 gene encoding Stb3p (some similarities with uniprot|Q12427 Saccharomyces cerevisiae YDR169C STB3), producing the protein MGEHQTAAAGQVETALQGSTKPRPKPSISPPRENNGHVAKPTALSPQAVPPEKMSQLLLAEGPLAIRFITKALCKEVDGFKHLSASKQRRLIMGALEAGDRDNSVIFAKIGWGQWSARKVGERDFEKEREATNIANSKIKDLVSQERRRSSNGGAGVKKPSAPVKREFEVHERPVFLDENAVASEDEDDDNGPSTRDEFYDENDLNENPTIPYDHFKRRKSSVVYGDSPPEEPGHESISQAIRPILKNYGRRRSSSKLLSPSLSKRGSYRGSNGSSDLISETSRRRLSSTTDEFPGRNMIDLQVRAPKDPEFLGEHSRGREPRSSFSKESSIRSTLAAHSAYRTSPAGRLAATGSDIIPRKDSAYQLSSPSPRESDHPDRSDTDEEDWEHIGAESLRNSRAPSLIRSPNMNPAPNLPADHQPSHMSLSPPAMKESDKREKAQQQEPVAETEDAAILLMSLKS; encoded by the coding sequence ATGGGCGAACATCAAACGGCCGCTGCAGGCCAGGTCGAAACAGCACTGCAGGGCAGTACAAAGCCGAGGCCTAAACCAAGTATTTCTCCGCCTAGAGAGAACAATGGTCACGTCGCCAAACCAACCGCATTAAGTCCTCAAGCAGTCCCCCCCGAGAAAATGTCGCAATTGCTGCTGGCAGAAGGCCCATTGGCGATTCGGTTCATCACGAAGGCGCTCTGTAAGGAGGTTGATGGGTTTAAACATCTTTCTGCGTCGAAGCAGAGACGTCTGATCATGGGTGCCTTAGAGGCGGGAGATCGTGACAACTCGGTGATATTTGCCAAGATCGGCTGGGGTCAATGGTCGGCTCGCAAGGTCGGGGAACGGGACTTCGAAAAGGAGCGCGAAGCCACCAACATCGCTAACAGCAAGATCAAAGATCTGGTGTCGCAGGAGCGCCGCAGGAGCAGCAACGGCGGTGCAGGCGTCAAAAAACCCTCCGCGCCCGTGAAGCGCGAGTTTGAAGTTCACGAGCGCCCAGTGTTCCTGGACGAAAACGCGGTTGCCTCggaggatgaagacgacgacaaCGGCCCCTCCACGCGCGACGAATTTTACGACGAAAACGACTTGAATGAAAACCCAACGATACCATATGATCACTTCAAAAGACGCAAATCTAGCGTCGTCTACGGAGACTCGCCTCCGGAGGAGCCTGGCCATGAATCAATTTCTCAGGCCATCCGTcccattttgaaaaactaCGGCCGTAGGCGGTCATCTTCGAAGCTACTCTCCCCATCGCTATCAAAGCGCGGCTCATACCGCGGGTCAAACGGCAGCTCGGATCTCATATCTGAAACTTCGAGGAGACGGCTGTCGTCCACGACAGACGAGTTCCCTGGCCGGAACATGATTGACTTGCAGGTTAGAGCGCCGAAGGACCCTGAGTTTCTGGGAGAACATAGTCGCGGCCGGGAGCCGCGCTCCTCTTTCTCTAAAGAATCAAGCATTAGGTCTACCTTGGCGGCCCACTCCGCATACCGCACTAGCCCCGCTGGACGCCTGGCGGCTACCGGCAGTGACATAATTCCGCGCAAGGACTCTGCGTACCAGCTAAGCAGTCCTTCCCCGCGCGAAAGTGACCATCCAGATCGCTCTGACACGGATGAGGAGGACTGGGAGCACATTGGCGCCGAATCTTTGAGGAATAGCCGCGCACCCTCTCTAATACGATCACCTAACATGAATCCCGCGCCAAACCTTCCGGCTGACCACCAGCCCTCACACATGTCACTGAGTCCCCCCGCTATGAAAGAATCGGATAAGCGTGAAAaagcgcagcagcaggaacCTGTTGCGGAGACAGAGGATGCGGCAATACTTCTTATGAGCCTCAAGTCCTAA
- the PCD1 gene encoding 8-oxo-dGTP diphosphatase (similar to uniprot|Q12524 Saccharomyces cerevisiae YLR151C PCD1 Peroxisomal nudix pyrophosphatase with specificity for coenzyme A and CoA derivatives may function to remove potentially toxic oxidized CoA disulfide from peroxisomes to maintain the capacity for beta-oxidation of fatty acids): protein MLEPTALIKNLGNFKVQNVLPLTSVWPPNRRAATLVLLFIGNRGELRVLLTKRCRNLRSFSGHVSLPGGKSDSPSETAETIARRESEEEISLPSDDLVLLEKYKMTIENVSSNMPHYLARTFLSVKPIICFLYNSATPKNERYQRPLEGTKFFGKLNPGETSSMFSVPLNDFIAHQRLWAQYKVEYVNRKEYMKRWGGLTWRIEHYFYPNSNPGDAEWLNNILDTSSGDEDLEGIPCKDVWGLTAKILHDICCIAHGEVAGQESLGHDGLIYGLHEFGGQMKERSRSDWENKMLTNQRSVMFGDVIPSFQLKPIVKQAREF, encoded by the coding sequence aTGCTGGAGCCGACAGCTTTGATCAAGAACCTTGGGAACTTCAAGGTTCAAAATGTACTACCATTGACAAGCGTTTGGCCTCCAAATAGACGGGCTGCAACCTTAGTTTTGTTGTTTATTGGAAACCGTGGGGAACTCCGAGTGCTTTTGACCAAGCGGTGTAGGAATCTTCGCAGTTTTTCTGGACATGTATCACTGCCGGGAGGTAAGAGCGATAGCCCGAGCGAGACTGCTGAAACAATCGCGCGACGCGAATCTGAGGAGGAAATATCGTTGCCTAGCGATGATCTTGTACTCCTCGAAAAGTACAAAATGACAATAGAAAACGTCAGCTCAAATATGCCCCACTACCTAGCTCGTACATTTCTCAGCGTGAAGCCTATCATATGCTTCTTGTACAACTCTGCTACCCCGAAAAATGAGAGATACCAGCGCCCGCTAGAAGGTaccaagttctttggcAAGCTAAATCCTGGTGAGACATCCTCAATGTTCTCCGTACCGCTTAATGATTTTATTGCGCACCAACGCTTGTGGGCTCAATACAAAGTGGAATATGTGAACCGCAAAGAATATATGAAGAGATGGGGTGGTTTGACGTGGCGCATTGAGCATTATTTTTACCCTAATTCGAATCCTGGTGACGCGGAATGGCTCAACAACATACTCGATACCAGTTCTGGAGATGAAGATCTCGAAGGCATTCCATGTAAGGACGTATGGGGGTTAACAGCTAAAATTTTGCACGACATATGCTGTATTGCCCATGGAGAAGTTGCCGGACAGGAAAGTTTAGGCCATGATGGGCTTATATATGGTTTGCACGAGTTTGGAGGCCAGATGAAGGAGCGGTCTCGAAGTGATTGGGAAAACAAAATGCTCACCAATCAGAGAAGCGTTATGTTTGGTGATGTTATTCCATCTTTCCAATTGAAACCAATAGTAAAGCAAGCGCGGGAGTTCTAA
- the STM1 gene encoding Stm1p (similar to uniprot|P39015 Saccharomyces cerevisiae YLR150W STM1 Protein that binds quadruplex nucleic acids) gives MSNPFDLLGNDVEDANVVAPLPPKELVKKNTSSKKADVPPPSADPSKAKNRPKPTGNEGALRNRDNGRKNNRTRDAPAETTGAKRSTHAARRATDRQSRSGKVDTEKKVRQGWGDDKKELSDEAAAELDAQAEIEADKASEEAPAANKKSLQDYLNEVNNNSLNKTPAPKKSVDQLEDAELLVKKEEVYAEPTKVKNVKSKQLKSKQYLDFDVNFADSTAKPRKFDNNGPRRGGKAKPAAKNAGEKKPAVNAKNFPSLA, from the exons ATGTCT AACCCATTTGACTTGCTAGGAAACGACGTCGAGGACGCCAATGTTGTCgctcctcttcctccaaAGGAGCTCgtgaagaagaacactTCTTCTAAGAAGGCCGATGTTCCTCCTCCATCCGCCGACCCATCTAAAGCCAAGAACAGACCTAAGCCAACCGGCAACGAGGGTGCCTTGAGAAACAGAGACAACGGCAGAAAGAACAACAGAACCAGAGACGCTCCAGCCGAGACCACCGGCGCCAAGAGATCCACCCACGCCGCCAGAAGAGCAACCGACCGTCAATCTAGATCCGGTAAGGTTGACACTGAGAAGAAAGTCAGACAAGGCTGGGGTGACGACAAGAAGGAGTTGTCCGACgaggctgctgctgagttGGACGCCCAGGCCGAGATTGAGGCCGACAAGGCCTCTGAGGAGGCTCCAGCTGCTAACAAGAAGTCCTTGCAGGACTACTTGAACGAGGTCAACAACAACTCCCTCAACAAGACCCCAGCCCCAAAGAAGAGCGTCGACCAATTGGAGGACGCCGAGCTGTTggtcaagaaggaggaggtCTACGCCGAGCCAACTAAGGTCAAGAACGTTAAGAGCAAGCAATTGAAGAGCAAGCAGTACTTGGACTTCGATGTCAACTTCGCCGACTCCACCGCCAAGCCAAGAAAGTTCGACAACAACGGCCCAAGACGTGGTGGCAAGGCCAAGCCTGCTGCTAAGAACGCCGGTGAGAAGAAGCCTGCTGTCAACGCCAAGAACTTCCCATCTTTGGCCTAA
- the GID11 gene encoding Gid11p (similar to uniprot|Q99296 Saccharomyces cerevisiae YLR149C Hypothetical ORF) → MTISEDSGSLDFEDDGSRGSDKVFQNYLMPTLKLYDTRVSINHWQLRDCVKHSSTEPGKIYYIYEHSIRVLDTRPHRQEPGSRVRTKPFGERKRRNSSPKWPVNSQLHSPSQEVVHLDFKSRCFQENSGILVSGGLIGPDDAGNWGHYARHPPSRSGSESNTLNTSNRVSPMRMTSSTVLSDHSSYSNPDSWKGVVSIYNEENDACVTYRLGQYINNCVSINRRNSQQYDLFACNNDAHLYQCDISNRGVELTRRYSDLKFPLNNATLSHDGKSLITSGDSCKFAIYRQSQVTGFYSLKYDFQPEWGSSFIRSERIPRYAMPDRSGFVDHIYEVPGGDHGFYTSFSENDMMFATVFQNGTCCVYDTRKLETPLAELSSTRKHTQNGAFRVCKFSKGLDDLLFISEHHGRVHVIDTRNFMNHQVIMIPDRNDSSTEQKITAPAGRRSSLPVELNDPHVTFATSIPVNELQPKLLPYPKLVNCMDNSIENDQTENKPTEETPALRRERRRSEFRVRRYSTSNNHPTSSLESIDPSILDTRYSEQNYRAVDNYNYVGASSRGGEYSYERLLQSREDTESGILFDNEIDFAEAYSDGSDSTTQAVVQRSQQRIPNQFGPRVTQYTGGTDRTRIGSNPAVSSVEENSISGIDWMDDEEGSSLIIGTDYGIMKWNINSWARRSFPSYDFC, encoded by the coding sequence ATGACCATATCCGAGGACTCCGGAAGTCTAGATTTCGAAGATGATGGTAGTCGGGGATCTGATAAAGTGTTCCAAAACTACTTGATGCCCACTCTTAAACTGTATGATACGAGGGTCTCAATCAACCACTGGCAACTGCGCGATTGTGTGAAACACTCATCCACAGAGCCGGGGAAAATATATTATATTTACGAGCATTCTATTCGCGTCTTGGACACGCGTCCCCATCGGCAGGAACCAGGTTCTCGGGTTAGAACCAAACCCTTTGGGGAGCGCAAGAGGAGAAACAGTTCACCGAAGTGGCCTGTGAACAGTCAACTGCACTCACCATCGCAGGAGGTTGTCCATCTTGACTTCAAATCGCGCTGTTTTCAGGAAAACAGCGGGATACTAGTATCTGGGGGACTCATTGGGCCGGACGATGCCGGAAATTGGGGTCACTATGCGAGGCATCCACCGTCAAGGTCGGGTAGCGAAAGTAACACCCTCAATACATCTAATCGTGTCTCGCCAATGAGAATGACTAGCAGCACAGTTCTGTCTGACCACAGCAGTTACAGTAACCCAGATTCCTGGAAGGGTGTGGTGTCGATTTACAATGAGGAGAATGATGCATGTGTAACTTATCGACTCGGTCAGTACATTAACAACTGCGTTTCGATTAACCGACGGAACTCACAGCAATATGATCTTTTTGCATGCAACAACGACGCCCATTTATATCAATGCGACATCAGCAATCGCGGCGTCGAACTCACAAGAAGGTATTCTGACCTCAAGTTTCCGCTGAACAATGCAACACTTTCTCATGACGGAAAGTCATTGATAACATCAGGGGATTCATGCAAGTTTGCCATCTATCGTCAAAGTCAGGTAACAGGCTTCTATTCTCTAAAATATGACTTTCAGCCCGAATGGGGAAGCTCCTTCATAAGAAGTGAGCGTATCCCCAGATATGCGATGCCTGACAGATCGGGCTTCGTGGACCATATATATGAAGTCCCAGGTGGCGACCATGGATTTTACACCAGCTTCAGCGAAAATGATATGATGTTTGCCACTGTATTTCAAAATGGCACATGCTGTGTTTATGACACCAGGAAGCTGGAAACTCCGTTAGCTGAGttaagctcaacaagaaaacaCACCCAAAATGGAGCTTTCCGAGTTTGCAAGTTTAGTAAGGGCCTCGATGACTTGTTATTCATCTCTGAACATCATGGAAGGGTCCATGTTATTGATACCCGAAACTTTATGAATCATCAAGTCATAATGATTCCTGACAGAAACGATTCTTCGACGGAGCAAAAAATCACGGCACCTGCTggcagaagaagctctttgccAGTTGAACTGAACGACCCTCATGTTACATTTGCAACAAGCATTCCCGTCAACGAGCTTCAGCCAAAATTGTTGCCATATCCTAAACTTGTGAATTGCATGGACAATAGCATAGAAAATGATCAAACCGAGAATAAGCCTACAGAGGAAACACCAGCACTCAGAAGAGAAAGGAGAAGGTCAGAGTTCAGGGTGAGAAGGTATTCAACTTCCAACAACCACCCTACTTCGTCATTAGAGTCCATCGATCCATCTATTTTGGACACAAGGTATAGCGAGCAAAACTACAGGGCTGTTGACAATTATAATTATGTTGGAGCAAGCAGTAGGGGAGGAGAATATAGCTATGAGCGCTTACTTCAGTCAAGAGAAGACACTGAGAGTGGCATCTTATTCGATAACGAAATAGATTTCGCGGAGGCTTATAGTGATGGCAGCGACTCGACCACCCAGGCGGTAGTTCAACGCTCTCAACAACGCATTCCCAACCAATTTGGTCCAAGGGTAACTCAATACACGGGGGGAACAGACCGTACAAGGATTGGGAGTAATCCCGCTGTCAGttctgttgaagaaaatagtATTTCAGGAATAGATTGGAtggatgacgaagaaggaAGCTCCTTGATAATCGGAACAGATTACGGAATAATGAAGTGGAACATCAATTCCTGGGCTCGTAGATCGTTTCCTAGCTATGACTTTTGTTAA
- a CDS encoding uncharacterized protein (some similarities with uniprot|P54072 Saccharomyces cerevisiae YLR152C Hypothetical ORF): MSIGVGVAIYAAIKPVLKIYVIILVGYLLARYNLATVETSRGVSNMVVNAILPCLTFNKIVGNISDKDIKEVGVLVLTAFLIFAVGGVGALITKWLTNSPKQWYWGLLFAGIFPNISDLPIAYVQSMSNGSVFTSGQVDRGVAYCCIFLCTQSFLMMNFGMFRLVGLDFREPSKDEEQLSENSDNSSHLNSKLREGEFTKTPENDVIADKQGPASFHGDRQPQMLASDKGSVDMPRSLYGQDENSSQSEADLGDEPQHFLNTVSTGSSLSSSSGATASDVFRSGSRHSGSENSHSRAGVPISISDTIHRMTTARSTASALSIGSQRKSRGRQRRLSQTAKDVINEYSAVQKIKTGEMDLSRPLSLTQEFGSGNAFPSDKSDDEDEEYDGSLPAEGDRRASYTSSSQLSRRRSKKWKRSLASFVERYKLGWLVYIMVNFCRPASLGALLGIIFCMIPWVKALFVHTDVHMHQAPDGQPVLNFLMDFTAYIGNACVPLGLLLLGGTLARLEIGSLPKGFWKTTVAMTAFRLVILPIVGIAWANKLYDINWIENDVAKFVVILTWAMPSATAQVYFTAFYTPLEGEHLQMDCLSVFFLSQYAVLFITLSIVVSYALKVDLKV, from the coding sequence ATGTCTATTGGAGTTGGTGTGGCGATTTACGCCGCTATTAAGCCAGTTCTAAAGATATATGTTATCATCCTAGTGGGGTACCTGCTGGCCAGATACAACCTAGCCACAGTAGAAACCAGCAGGGGCGTTTCCAATATGGTGGTTAATGCGATCCTGCCGTGCCTAACCTTCAACAAGATTGTGGGTAATATTTCCGACAAAGACATCAAAGAGGTCGGCGTTCTTGTACTGACTGCGTTTCTCATTTTCGCTGTCGGCGGGGTGGGCGCGCTCATCACTAAATGGCTCACCAACTCGCCGAAACAGTGGTACTGGGGGCTATTATTCGCAGGAATCTTTCCCAATATCTCCGACCTCCCCATCGCGTATGTTCAGAGCATGAGCAACGGATCTGTCTTCACATCAGGGCAGGTTGACCGCGGTGTCGCGTATTGCTGCATTTTCTTATGCACACAGAGCTTTCTCATGATGAACTTCGGAATGTTCAGACTTGTGGGACTTGATTTCAGGGAGCCCTCGAAAGACGAGGAGCAGCTTTCGGAAAACAGTGATAATTCCTCGCATCTCAATTCAAAGTTGAGGGAAGGTGAGTTTACAAAGACACCGGAAAACGATGTAATTGCAGACAAACAAGGGCCAGCAAGCTTTCATGGTGATCGGCAGCCTCAAATGCTTGCCAGCGACAAGGGCAGTGTGGACATGCCAAGGTCTCTTTACGGTCAAGACGAAAACAGCAGTCAAAGCGAGGCGGATCTTGGAGATGAGCCGCAACACTTCCTGAACACTGTGAGCACGGGTAGCAGCCTCAGTAGTTCATCTGGTGCTACCGCATCTGACGTATTCCGTAGTGGTTCTCGGCATTCTGGATCGGAAAACAGCCACAGCCGCGCTGGCGTACCAATTTCCATTTCAGACACAATCCATAGAATGACCACCGCAAGGTCCACAGCCAGTGCGCTGTCCATAGGTTCACAGAGAAAGTCTCGCGGAAGGCAAAGACGTCTATCACAAACCGCAAAGGATGTTATCAATGAATATAGTGCCGTCCAGAAAATTAAAACCGGGGAAATGGACCTCTCGAGACCTCTGTCTCTTACTCAAGAATTTGGAAGTGGCAATGCATTTCCCAGTGACAAGAGcgatgacgaagatgaagaataCGACGGGTCTCTTCCTGCCGAAGGCGACAGGCGCGCCTCCTACACTAGCTCCTCACAACTTTCAAGGAGGAGAAGTAAGAAatggaaaagaagtttagcaagctttgttgaaagatACAAACTTGGATGGCTAGTCTACATCATGGTCAACTTCTGCCGGCCGGCGTCTCTGGGCGCGCTTTTAGGCATTATATTCTGCATGATTCCTTGGgtcaaagctttgtttgtGCATACAGATGTGCATATGCACCAAGCACCAGATGGTCAGCCTGTGCTAAATTTCCTCATGGATTTCACTGCCTATATAGGCAATGCTTGCGTCCCCTTAggtctgcttctgcttggtGGTACACTAGCTCGTCTTGAGATTGGATCATTGCCAAAaggattttggaaaacaacaGTTGCTATGACGGCATTTAGGCTTGTAATTCTTCCAATTGTAGGAATTGCTTGGGCAAACAAGCTTTACGATATCAACTGGATTGAAAACGATGTCGCTAAGTTTGTAGTGATATTAACGTGGGCGATGCCAAGTGCTACCGCGCAGGTATATTTCACCGCTTTCTACACTCCCTTGGAAGGAGAACACCTACAGATGGACTGCCTATCAGTTTTCTTCCTCAGCCAGTATGCTGTTCTTTTCATCACTTTATCAATAGTGGTAAGCTACGCGCTGAAGGTTGACTTAAAAGTATAA
- the ACS2 gene encoding acetate--CoA ligase ACS2 (highly similar to uniprot|P52910 Saccharomyces cerevisiae YLR153C ACS2 Acetyl-coA synthetase isoform required for growth on glucose expressed under anaerobic conditions) yields MTKQHKVVHEAHNVELREAPEHFYKSQPAPGHVTSMDQYREMYEQSIQDPEGFFGPMAREHLHWDRPFTKVCAGSLENGDASWFLNGELNASYNCVDRHAFANPSKPALIYEADDEKDNRVVTFGELLRQVSEVAGVLKSWGVKKGDTVAVYLPMIAEAVVAMLAVARLGAIHSVVFAGFSAGSLKERVVDAGSRVVITCDEGRRGGKTVHTKKIVDEGLAGVDSVSHILVFQRTGSAGIPMKPGRDFWWHEETAKHRGYLPPTPVNAEDPLFLLYTSGSTGSPKGVVHSTAGYLLGAALTTKYVFDIHPQDVLFTAGDVGWITGHTYALYGPLALGTATIIFESTPAYPDYGRYWRIIERHKATHFYVAPTALRLIKRVGEAEISKYDTSSLRVLGSVGEPISPDLWEWYHDKVGNKNCVICDTMWQTESGSHLIAPLAGAVGTKPGSATVPFFGVDACLIDPVSGEELKGNDVEGVLAVKSPWPSMARSVWNNHSRYIETYLKPYPGFYFTGDGAGRDHDGYYWIRGRVDDVVNVSGHRLSTAEIEAALGEHDGVSESAVVGITDELTGQAVIAFVSLKDGYLQENASEGDMAHITPDNLRRELVLQVRGEIGPFAAPKSVVVVNDLPKTRSGKIMRRVLRKVASNEADQLGDMSTLANPDCVPSIISAVENQFLIQKKK; encoded by the coding sequence ATCCAGGACCCAGAGGGCTTCTTCGGGCCCATGGCGCGCGAGCACCTCCACTGGGACCGTCCCTTCACCAAGGTGTGCGCCGGCTCGCTCGAGAACGGCGACGCGTCTTGGTTCCTAAACGGTGAGCTGAACGCCTCGTACAACTGTGTCGACAGACACGCCTTCGCTAACCCTTCCAAGCCCGCGCTTATCTACGAGGCCGACGACGAGAAGGACAACCGCGTCGTGACCTTCGGCGAGCTGTTGCGCCAGGTTTCCGAGGTCGCCGGCGTGCTCAAGAGCTGGGGTgtcaagaagggcgacACCGTCGCCGTCTACCTGCCAATGATCGCCGAGGCTGTTGTTGCCATGCTTGCGGTTGCCAGACTTGGCGCTATTCACTCTGTTGTCTTTGCCGGGTTCTCCGCGGGCTCCTTGAAGGAGCGTGTGGTCGACGCGGGCAGCAGAGTCGTCATTACCTGCGACGAGGGCCGCAGAGGTGGTAAGACCGTCCACACCAAGAAGATCGTGGATGAGGGTCTAGCTGGCGTTGACTCCGTCTCGCACATCCTGGTGTTTCAGAGAACTGGCTCTGCCGGCATCCCAATGAAGCCAGGCCGTGACTTCTGGTGGCACGAGGAGACCGCCAAGCACCGCGGCTACCTACCTCCAACCCCTGTCAATGCCGAGGACCCTCTGTTCTTGCTATACACTTCCGGTTCCACCGGTTCTCCAAAGGGTGTCGTCCATTCGACCGCCGGCTACCTGCTAGGTGCCGCGTTGACCACCAAATACGTTTTCGATATTCATCCACAAGACGTCCTATTCACTGCCGGTGACGTGGGCTGGATTACTGGCCACACCTACGCTCTGTACGGTCCTTTGGCTCTCGGTACCGCCACCATCATTTTCGAGTCAACTCCAGCGTACCCAGACTACGGTAGATACTGGAGAATAATCGAGCGTCACAAGGCCACCCACTTCTACGTGGCTCCTACCGCGCTACGACTAATCAAGCGCGTGGGCGAGGCTGAAATCTCGAAATACGATACCTCTTCGCTCAGAGTGTTGGGTTCTGTCGGTGAACCTATTTCTCCTGACTTGTGGGAATGGTACCACGACAAGGTCGGTAACAAGAACTGTGTCATTTGCGATACCATGTGGCAAACTGAGTCCGGTTCTCACTTGATTGCGCCGCTAGCCGGTGCTGTCGGCACGAAGCCAGGTTCTGCCACTGTTCCATTCTTCGGCGTTGACGCCTGTCTCATCGACCCAGTTTCtggtgaagagctcaaggGCAACGACGTTGAAGGTGTTCTGGCTGTCAAGTCTCCATGGCCATCCATGGCCAGATCCGTGTGGAACAACCACTCGCGTTACATCGAGACCTACTTGAAGCCTTATCCAGGTTTCTACTTCACTGGCGACGGTGCCGGTAGAGACCACGACGGCTACTACTGGATTAGAGGTAGAGTCGACGACGTGGTCAACGTTTCTGGCCACAGACTTTCTACGGCTGAGATCGAGGCCGCACTGGGTGAGCACGACGGTGTCTCGGAGTCTGCCGTTGTGGGTATCACCGACGAGCTGACGGGTCAGGCCGTCATTGCTTTCgtgtctttgaaagacgGTTACTTGCAAGAAAACGCTTCCGAAGGCGACATGGCCCACATTACTCCCGACAATTTGCGCCGCGAGCTGGTGCTCCAGGTTAGAGGCGAGATCGGCCCATTCGCCGCTCCTAAATCCGTCGTTGTGGTCAACGACTTACCAAAGACCAGATCCGGTAAGATTATGAGAAGAGTCCTGAGAAAGGTGGCCTCTAACGAGGCGGACCAGTTGGGCGACATGTCCACCCTGGCGAACCCGGACTGCGTTCCATCCATCATTTCTGCCGTGGAAAACCAGTTcttgattcaaaagaagaaataa